A section of the Drosophila sechellia strain sech25 chromosome 3L, ASM438219v1, whole genome shotgun sequence genome encodes:
- the LOC6611105 gene encoding Down syndrome cell adhesion molecule-like protein Dscam2 isoform X11, translated as MWISSRFFVILLLLNLDNTCSEPFEAHLRGPGFVMEPPGRVEFSNSSGGWLDCSASGSPQPTVDWVHADGSAVTEIHGVRRVLRNGTLVLMPFAAAAYHQDVHNTIYRCIASNSVGRIVSRDVQVRAVVAQAYKVDVEVLSAARGCTAILRCVVPTFVKELVRVVSWVHEPAIYIYPSLQGDGKFHLLPTGELLIHNLQESDESQSFRCRSMHRLTRQVVVSSPTRLRINSHRGIISPSVVEHTAHVQVSQDEGAVLLCVAQGCPSPEYSWFTHNGAGPLPVLSGPRVRLLGPILAIEAVTGEDSGVYKCTAGNVGGEASAELRLTVATPIQVEISPNVLSVHMGGTAEFRCLVTSNGSPVGMQNILWYKDGRQLPSSGRVEDTLVVPRVSRENRGMYQCVVRRPEGDTFQATAELQLGDAPPVLLYSFIEQTLQPGPAVSLKCSAAGNPTPQISWTLDGFPLPSNGRFMIGQYITVHGDVISHVNISHVMVEDGGEYACIAENRAGRVQHAARLNIYGLPYIRLIPKVTAVSGETLNLKCPVAGYPIEEIHWERGGRELPDDIRQRVQPDGSLTISPVQKNSDSGVYTCWARNKQGHSARRSGEVTVIVPPSIEPFAFQEGLAEGMRTRTVCGVSRGDPPLKLIWLKDGDPLPDLLGANVTMLDQYSSLLSIPSLSATHSGEYTCVAKNPAAEIKYTALLQVKVPPRWIVEPVDANVERNRHIMLHCQAQGVPTPSIVWKKATGSKSGEYEEVRERPFTKLLGNGSLLLQHVKEDREGFYLCQANNGIGTGIGKVIQLKVNSSPYFSSTSRSVMVKKGDTALLQCAVSGDKPINIVWMRSGKNTLNPSTNYKISVKQEATPDGVSAELQIRTVDATDSGPYFCRASNLYGNDQQLVQLQVQEPPLPPSVLEAAMISSRSVNIKWQPKTLGTGDVTKYIVEFREADPLFVDQWQQIEVKDPPHFNAMIENLKPATRYAFRVIAEGSAGRSAPSQELIVRTEPQRPAGPPLSLSARPLSSTELLISWVAPLPELRHGDIQGYNVGYKLSSSGNTAYNFTSVSGDGDGGNGELLLSGLAKFARYTVVVQAFNQVGPGPLSEPTAAQTMEDVPSRPPEDVRCAALSSQSLQVSWQPPPIYHTNGLLQGYKLIFEPIIDDIQPSKDEVESRKTTALTMVLTGLRKYTNYSIQVLAHTRMGDGVVSKPLFCHSEEDVPEAPADIKVVSSSSQSLYISWLPPNEPNGVITKYSLYTRVVNGREELNNEKRSLPSQQAYYEAKGLHPHMEYQFWVTASTRVGEGKSSRVSSQITTNRIPARIISFGGPVVRPWRSTVTLPCTAVGKPKREWFKSDVALRQGGLHNSQLLDSGDLIISSLQLADGGNYSCQVDNGIGTDRLTHTLIVQVPPTAPVLYVTSATSSSILMHWKCGFTGNAPITGYTLFYRRANGNTDEMQLSRHASSHELKGLMCGSTYQIHLSAQNKVGTSPTSTILHVRTQGQSPGHPASTALLAPNSTSLLVRLHSWPDNGCPLLYFVLQYRAVTDDPDAEWVLVSNALKPQRRIVVNNLQPSTLYQLRMEAHNVAGISQAEFNFVTLTKDGDPPPPEIMHRGRSGQTTVIFANINLLIPTIAAVSGMFCTIIMIIVCYRHKQSQIQKESLENRANSEAAQRERYYATIHKVSMQNNDKIPETSEDISPYATFQLSEAGGNMSQPHHGGPANTLLHSFMYHERALAEGCSSPPPAAVLNPPTTTTHHHHHHRPLKTIHNYYQTSPFHNIVRLFIHFFDLALSLLLLSTPIDRMWSCHSLVFF; from the exons ATGGCAAATTCCACTTGCTGCCCACCGGCGAGCTGCTCATCCACAATCTGCAGGAGAGCGATGAGTCGCAGTCCTTCCGCTGCCGCAGCATGCACCGCCTCACCCGCCAGGTGGTCGTCAGTTCACCCACACGACTGCGTATTAATT CGCATCGCGGCATCATTTCGCCGAGCGTGGTGGAGCACACGGCTCATGTGCAGGTGTCGCAGGACGAGGGCGCGGTGCTCCTGTGCGTCGCCCAGGGCTGTCCTTCGCCCGAATACAG CTGGTTCACCCACAATGGAGCCGGACCCCTGCCCGTGCTGAGTGGTCCTCGTGTCCGACTGCTCGGCCCCATCCTGGCCATCGAGGCTGTGACTGGCGAGGATTCCGGCGTCTACAAGTGCACGGCCGGCAATGTGGGCGGCGAGGCTAGTGCCGAGCTCCGGCTCACGGTGGCCACGCCCATCCAAGTGGAAATCTCACCGAACGTTCTCAGCGTTCACATGGGCGGCACCGCAGAGTTCCGGTGCCTGGTCACCAGCAACGGCAGTCCCGTGGGCATGCAGAACATCCTGTGGTACAAGGACGGCCGCCAGCTGCCCTCCTCCGGCCGCGTAGAGGACACCCTGGTTGTGCCACGCGTGAGTCGCGAAAACCGCGGCATGTATCAGTGCGTGGTACGACGGCCCGAGGGTGATACGTTCCAGGCCACCGCCGAGCTGCAACTGGGAG ATGCGCCGCCCGTGCTCCTCTACAGCTTTATCGAGCAGACTCTGCAGCCAGGACCAGCTGTGAGCCTCAAGTGCTCCGCTGCCGGCAATCCTACGCCGCAAATTTCATGGACACTGGACGGATTTCCGCTGCCATCAAACGGAAG ATTTATGATCGGACAATACATCACCGTGCATGGCGATGTAATTAGTCATGTTAACATAAGCCACGTCATGGTCGAGGATGGTGGCGAGTACGCCTGCATCGCGGAGAATCGAGCAGGACGAGTGCAGCATGCGGCGCGCTTGAATATTTATG GTCTTCCATACATTCGACTGATTCCGAAGGTAACTGCCGTCTCCGGCGAGACATTGAATCTGAAGTGCCCGGTGGCCGGCTATCCCATCGAGGAGATCCACTGGGAGCGCGGAGGACGGGAGCTGCCGGATGACATACGGCAACGTGTCCAGCCGGACGGCTCGCTGACCATCAGTCCCGTGCAGAAGAACTCCGATTCCGGCGTGTATACGTGCTGGGCGAGGAACAAACAGGGTCACAGTGCCCGGCGGAGTGGCGAGGTGACGGTCATAG TGCCGCCGAGCATAGAACCGTTCGCCTTCCAGGAGGGTTTGGCCGAGGGCATGCGGACGAGGACCGTCTGCGGGGTGTCCAGGGGCGATCCGCCGCTGAAGCTCATCTGGCTGAAGGACGGTGATCCGCTGCCCGACCTTTTGGGGGCCAATGTCACCATGCTAGACCAGTACAGCTCCCTGCTGAGCATTCCGTCGCTGTCGGCCACGCATTCCGGCGAGTACACGTGCGTGGCCAAGAATCCGGCGGCCGAGATCAAGTATACGGCCCTCTTGCAGGTCAAAG TGCCGCCTCGCTGGATCGTCGAGCCCGTGGACGCGAATGTGGAGCGCAATCGCCACATTATGCTGCATTGCCAGGCGCAGGGTGTTCCCACACCCAGCATAGTGTGGAAGAAGGCCACAG GCAGTAAGTCGGGAGAGTACGAGGAAGTCCGCGAGCGTCCCTTCACCAAGCTCCTGGGCAATGGTTCCCTGCTGCTGCAACACGTTAAGGAGGATCGCGAGGGCTTCTATCTGTGCCAGGCCAACAATGGCATCGGCACCGGCATCGGAAAGGTCATCCAGCTGAAAGTGAACT CCTCGCCGTACTTCTCATCCACTTCCCGGTCCGTGATGGTGAAAAAGGGCGACACGGCACTGCTCCAATGTGCCGTCAGTGGGGACAAGCCGATTAACATTGTTTGGATGCGCTCGGGCAAGAACACGCTGAATCCGTCAACCAATTACAA GATCTCGGTGAAGCAGGAGGCCACACCAGACGGAGTGTCCGCCGAGCTCCAAATCCGCACCGTGGACGCCACCGACAGCGGTCCGTACTTCTGTCGGGCCAGCAATTTGTATGGCAATGATCAGCAGCTGGTGCAGCTGCAGGTCCAGGAgccaccactgccacccaGTGTCCTGGAGGCGGCCATGATCAGCAGTCGATCGGTGAACATCAAGTGGCAGCCAAAAACCTTGGGCACTGGCGATGTGACCAAGTACATAGTGGAGTTCCGCGAGGCAGATC CTTTGTTTGTGGACCAGTGGCAGCAGATCGAGGTCAAGGATCCGCCACATTTCAATGCAATGATCGAGAACCTTAAGCCGGCGACACGTTACGCATTCCGGGTGATTGCTGAGGGATCGGCTGGTCGCAGTGCACCCAGCCAGGAGCTGATTGTTCGCACGGAACCACAGCGACCCGCAGGACCTCCTCTAAGTCTGTCCGCCAGACCTTTGTCTTCCACCGAGCTGCTTATCAGTTGGGTGGCTCCTTTGCCGGAGCTGCGACATGGGGACATTCAGGGCTACAATGTGGGCTACAAGCTGTCCAGTTCGGGAAATACGGCATACAACttcacttccgtttccggagATGGCGATGGAGGCAATGGAGAGCTACTACTGAGCGGACTGGCTAAGTTCGCGCGATATACCGTGGTGGTGCAGGCCTTCAATCAGGTGGGGCCAGGACCTCTTTCGGAACCCACCGCTGCTCAAACAATGGAAGATG TTCCAAGTCGACCACCGGAGGACGTGCGCTGTGCCGCCTTATCCTCGCAATCGCTTCAGGTGTCCTGGCAACCACCGCCAATTTACCACACCAATGGACTGCTGCAGGGATACAAGCTGATATTCGAGCCCATCATCGATGACATTCAGCCCAGCAAGGACGAAGTGGAGTCAAGGAAGACGACAGCACTCACCATGGTGCTGACAGGACTTCGCAAATACACCAACTACAGCATTCAGGTTTTGGCCCACACGCGTATGGGCGATGGAGTGGTATCGAAGCCATTGTTCTGCCACAGCGAAGAGGATGTGCCCGAGGCTCCGGCGGATATCAAAGTTGTGTCGAGCTCATCGCAATCCCTGTATATCTCTTGGTTGCCACCGAATGAACCGAACGGAGTGATCACCAAATACAGTCTGTACACCCGCGTGGTTAACGGTCGCGAGGAGCTGAACAATGAGAAACGTAGTCTGCCATCGCAGCAGGCCTATTACGAAGCCAAAGGACTGCATCCGCATATGGAGTATCAGTTCTGGGTGACGGCCAGCACTCGAGTGGGCGAGGGCAAGAGTTCGCGAGTGTCCTCACAAATCACCACGAATCGCATACCGGCAAGGATCATATCCTTCGGTGGTCCAGTGGTCAGACCTTGGCGATCCACCGTTACTCTACCCTGCACGGCTGTCGGAAAACCCAAACGGGAGTGGTTCAAATCAGATGTGGCACTGCGGCAAGGTGGACTCCATAACTCCCAGCTGCTGGACAGTGGGGATCTGATCATCTCCAGCCTGCAACTGGCGGATGGTGGCAACTACAGCTGTCAGGTGGACAATGGCATTGGAACTGATCGATTAACGCACACCCTCATTGTCCAAGTGCCACCTACAGCTCCGGTTCTTTATGTAACGAGTGCCACCTCGAGCAGCATCCTGATGCACTGGAAGTGCGGCTTCACGGGCAATGCACCCATCACCGGCTATACCTTGTTCTACCGGCGAGCCAATGGCAACACGGACGAGATGCAATTGTCGCGACATGCTTCCAGTCATGAACTCAAGGGCCTGATGTGTGGCAGCACGTACCAGATCCACCTGAGTGCCCAGAACAAGGTGGGCACCTCACCCACCAGCACCATTCTGCACGTGCGCACTCAGGGTCAATCGCCTGGTCATCCTGCCTCCACTGCCCTCTTGGCACCCAACTCGACCTCTCTGTTGGTTCGACTGCACTCTTGGCCGGACAACGGATGTCCTTTGCTCTACTTTGTCCTGCAGTACCGAGCGGTGACCGACGATCCGGATGCGGAATGGGTGCTAG TATCTAATGCCTTAAAACCGCAGCGGCGCATAGTAGTCAACAATCTGCAACCATCGACGCTCTATCAGCTCCGCATGGAGGCGCACAATGTGGCTGGAATCTCGCAGGCGGAGTTCAACTTCGTGACCCTGACCAAGGATGGAGATCCACCGCCGCCGGAAATCATGCACCGTGGACGTAGTGGTCAAACCACGGTCATATTCGCCAATATTAACCTGCTCATCCCAACTATAGCGGCCGTTTCCGGAATGTTCTGCACAATCATCATGATCATCGTTTGCTACCGACACA AGCAAAGTCAAATTCAAAAGGAATCACTCGAGAATCGAGCCAACTCCGAGGCTGCCCAGCGGGAGAGGTATTATGCCACCATACACAAGGTGTCCATGCAGAACAACGATAAGATTCCAG AAACCTCCGAGGACATCTCGCCGTATGCCACCTTCCAGCTGTCGGAGGCTGGGGGCAACATGTCACAGCCGCACCACGGCGGTCCGGCCAACACGCTGCTCCACTCGTTCATGTACCACGAGCGGGCCCTGGCCGAGGGCTGCTCGTCGCCACCACCAGCCGCGGTACTGAACCCACCAACAACCACCacccatcaccaccaccaccaccgtcCACTAAAGACAATTCATAATTATTATCAGACCTCACCGTTCCATAATATCGTGCGTTTGTTTATTCATTTCTTTGATTTAGCTCTCTCTCTCCTTCTACTAAGTACTCCGATTGATCGAATGTGGTCCTGCCACTCATTAGTGTTTTTCTGA